The following proteins are co-located in the Theropithecus gelada isolate Dixy chromosome 19, Tgel_1.0, whole genome shotgun sequence genome:
- the TMEM160 gene encoding transmembrane protein 160 codes for MGGGWWWARAARLARLRFRRSLLPPQRPRSGGARGSFAPGHGPRAGASPPPVSELDRADAWLLRKAHETAFLSWFRNGLLASGIGVISFMQSDMGREAAYGFFLLGGLCVVWGSASYAVGLAALRGPMQLTLGGAAVGVGTVLAASLLWACAVGLYMGQLELDVELVPEDDGTASTEGPDEAGRPPPE; via the exons ATGGGAGGCGGCTGGTGGTGGGCTCGGGCCGCTCGCCTCGCCCGTCTCCGCTTCCGGAGGTCGCTACTGCCGCCTCAGCGGCCCCGGAGCGGGGGCGCCCGGGGGTCCTTCGCCCCCGGCCACGGTCCCCGCGCCGGGGCTTCGCCGCCCCCAGTGTCCGAGCTGGACCGTGCGGACGCCTGGCTCCTCCGAAAGGCGCACGAGACAG cctttCTCTCCTGGTTCCGAAATGGCCTCCTGGCATCGGGCATCGGAGTCATCTCCTTCATGCAGAGTGACATGGGTCGGGAAGCAGCATATG GCTTCTTCCTGCTGGGCGGCCTGTGCGTGGTGTGGGGCAGTGCCTCGTATGCGGTGGGCCTGGCGGCGCTGCGAGGGCCCATGCAGCTGACGCTGGGGGGCGCGGCCGTGGGCGTGGGCACCGTGCTTGCAGCCAGCCTGCTCTGGGCGTGCGCAGTGGGCCTCTACATGGGGCAGCTGGAGCTGGACGTGGAGCTGGTGCCCGAGGACGACGGGACGGCCTCCACAGAAGGCCCTGATGAGGCGGGTCGGCCGCCACCCGAGTGA
- the NPAS1 gene encoding neuronal PAS domain-containing protein 1 isoform X2 yields the protein MTGSSVFDYIHPGDHSEVLEQLGLRTPTPGPPTPPSVSSSSSSSSSSLADTPEIEASLTKVPPSSLAQERSFFVRMKSTLTKRGLHVKASGYKVIHVTGRLRAHALGLVALGHTLPPAPLAELPLHGHMIVFRLSLGLTILACESRVSDHMDLGPSELVGRSCYQFVHGQDATRIRQSHVDSRRGLRVAAIRGHGGREREEPRGAPCALGQPRAQPSRGWPNSFGCLPASSQRGL from the exons ATGACGGGCAGCAGCGTCTTCGACTACATTCACCCTGGGGACCACTCGGAGGTGCTGGAGCAACTGGGGCTGCGGACCCCGACCCCAGGCCCCCCAACCCCGCCCTCcgtctcctcctcttcctcctcctcttcctcttcgcTTGCGGATACCCCCGAGATCG AGGCCAGCCTCACCAAGGTGCCCCCCTCCTCCCTGGCCCAGGAGCGCTCCTTCTTCGTCCGCATGAAATCCACGCTCACCAAAAGGGGGCTGCACGTCAAGGCCTCGGGGTACAAG GTCATCCACGTGACTGGACGCCTTCGGGCCCACGCCCTGGGCCTTGTGGCCCTCGGGCACACGTTGCCCCCGGCCCCCCTGGCTGAGCTGCCACTCCACGGACACATGATCGTCTTCCGTCTCAGCCTGGGTCTCACCATCCTTGCCTGTGAGAGCAG AGTCAGCGACCACATGGACCTGGGGCCCTCAGAGCTGGTGGGCCGCAGCTGCTACCAGTTCGTCCACGGACAGGACGCCACCAGGATCCGCCAGAGCCATGTGGACT CGCGCCGGGGGCTTCGTGTGGCTGCAATCCGTGGCCACGGTGGCCGGGAGCGGGAAGAGCCCCGGGGAGCACCATGTGCTTTGGGTCAGCCACGTGCTCAG CCAAGCCGAGGGTGGCCAAACTCCTTTGGATGCCTTCCAGCTTCCAGCCAGCGTGGCCTGTGA